CCCGGCGCGGCCTGGGTACAGGTCGGCGGGCACGTGCAGCGCACCTACGCGGTCCGCGAGGACGGGGCGCTCTGGGGCTGGGGCGCCACCAGCGGGGTGCGGGGCGCTCCCTATGACACGAGTCCCAGGCTCATCGACACGGGCTGGCGCGAGGTCAGCCCGGGCTACGACCACTTCTGCGGCGTGAAGACGACGGGCCGGCTCCATTGCTGGGGCGCGAACGGGTACGGCGCGCTGGGCCTCGGGCTGCGCACCGTCGAGTCCGGTGCGGGCCCCGTGGGCACGGCGACGGACTGGGTCGAGGTCTCCTCGGCCCTGCACGGAAGCTGCGGGCGCAGGAGCGATGGGACGACCTGGTGCTGGGGTGACAACATGCTGGGGCAGACGGCGACGGGGACGGACCAGAGCCACCTGGTGCCGACACCCGTGGGCACCGCCACGAACTGGCGGGAGGTCTTCGTGCGCCTCTGGGGCAGCCAGGTCGGCTCCCTGGGGGCGGGCGCCTGCGCCACCCGGACGGACGGGACACTGTGGTGCACGGGGCGCGGGGACGTGGGGAATGGGAGCACCGAGTCCCCCAAGGTCTTCACCGAGGCCAGCTCGGGGGTGAGCCCCTGGGCGAGCCCCGGCGCCGGCATGCTCCACACCTGCGCGACGCGGACGGATGGCTCGCTGTGGTGCTGGGGGAATGGAGGCAGCGGCGAGCTGGGCAGCGGTGGGACGAGCGGCAATCCCCGGGTGGCCCAGGTTGGCACCGCGCTCGACTGGGCGCAGGGGAAGACGGACCTCGGCGCGGGGACGAAGTTTACCTGCGCGCGCAAGACGGACGGCTCGCTCCACTGCTGGGGAAACAATGCGTCCGGACAGCTGGGCGTGGGGGACCGGGTGAACCGGCTCGTGCCCACCCGGGTGTCGGTGGGCTCCACGTGGCGCTCCGTCTCGGCAGGGGTCGAGCATGCCTGCGGCATCCAGACCGACGGGAGCCTGTGGTGCTGGGGCTCGAACGTGCACGGACAGCTCGGTGTGCACCCGGGCTCGGCCAACGTGCCGCTGAGCTGCGGGAGCGGCGTCGCCTGTGCCACGAGCCCGCTGCGCATCGGCACGGCGAACGACTGGGCGAAGGTGGCGGTGGGCGATGACTTCACGTGCGCGCTGCGCTCCACGGGCAGCCTCTCCTGCTGGGGCCGGAATGACGTGGGCCAGCTTGGCGGCGGCGTCACCGGTCCCCAGCTGTGTGGAGGGGCCCCGCCGCTGGGGTGCAGCCCGGAGCCGCTGGCGGTGGGCACCGGCTTCGCCGACGTGTGGGCAGGCAAGGCCCACGCCTGTGGCCGCAAGAGCGTGGGCCAGCTCCTGTGCTGGGGGCTGAACGAGTCGGGCCAGGTGGGGGACGGGACGCGCGACAACCGCCTGTCACCGGTGGAGCTGGACTCGGGCTCGGTGGGCTGGGTCGACGTGTCGACAGGGGATGACCTCACCTGTGCGGTGCGCGAGGGCGCCGGCGGCACCCGTCCGCTCTGGTGCTGGGGCCGGAGCCAGGAGGGTGCCTTCGGGGACGACCACGGCTGGAAGCTGACGCCGGTGCAGACCCTGCTGCCGTGAGGGGCTCGTCCATATTGGGACGGCAGCTGCTCAGGGGCGACGTCTTCCTCTTTGGCGGCCGGTGTCGGCGCCGGGCCAAGGTGCTGCACTTCGACGGCACGGGCCTGGTGCTCCTCACCAAGAGACTCTTCCGGGCCGCTTCGCAAGGCCCTGGTGCGAGGAGGGCGCGCAGGCCGTGGAGCTGACGGTGAGCGAGCTTTCTCTCTTCCTGGAGGGCTGCGAGCTGGCGGGGCGGTGGAAGCTGTCACCTCCGGCGGTGGACGAGAAAGTCATCAGGCGGCGTCACGGCGTGATGTCCTGCCACTTCTTGCCGTCCTTGCTGATGAGCACGGCCTTGGTCCCGACGGCCAGGATGAGCCCGGCGTGGCAATGGACGCGGCGGAACGGACCGTCGCTGTGCTCGCCGACATCGACCTTCTCGAGCGGACCGCCACCCCGGGTGACGTAGAGACCGTCCTCGGCCCCGAAGAAGACCTGGTCCTCGAAGCGGTCGAGCGACCAGATGTCGGCCTCGGTGGCCTGGTGCTCCAGCGGCTCCCACGCCGTGCCCTGGTAGGCCAGCAGCGTGCCCTCCTGGCCGCAGGCGACGGTGAGCGTGGGCCCGAGAATCTTCACGTCCTGCAGGGTCAGGCTGGTAGGGCTGTCCATCGGGCGCCAGACGTTCTGCCGGCGCTCCCAGATTTCGCCTAGGAAGCCGACACCCACCAGGTCGCCATTGCCGGTGCCGTCGATCGCGTTGAGGCC
The Pyxidicoccus xibeiensis DNA segment above includes these coding regions:
- the tnpB gene encoding IS66 family insertion sequence element accessory protein TnpB codes for the protein MRGSSILGRQLLRGDVFLFGGRCRRRAKVLHFDGTGLVLLTKRLFRAASQGPGARRARRPWS